The DNA segment GTTGTCACTCCATTGGTATTGAATACGATGAACGACTCTATGAAAGGGCTCTTATCAATGGTGAAAGCCCAGCTGCTCGCAACCGTGTGAGCTTTGTGCATGGTGATGCGGCGCTCTATGAATTACCCGACCAAGCAGATCGTTGTTTCTTCTTTAATCCCTTTGCGCTCCATACGATTAAGCGTGTTCTAGGAAATATCTTTGATTCCCTGTATCATCATCCGCGGGAGATTAAACTATTTTTCTACTACGTCAACGAAGAGGTAGAAAACTTCTTGAATAATCATGTCCGTTTAGAACAGGAAGAACCCATTGATTGTAGTGATCTCTTTGAAGAGCGTGATATAAAAGAACGAATTTTAGTGTATTCCGTTAACTTGTTTTAGTATATTCTGTCAGATTATTTTAATGTTTTAATTTCATTTATTTTAGTATGTAAAAAGCATGTAAGAAACCTCAATGTTGAAGGCTTGTTTTAGTGGTTCTAAATTTGTACGACTAGGACATCATTCAAATTGAGGTTTTATTCTATTTTTAAGGAACTTTCACTTAGATTATTAAGGAAAAAGCAGATAAATTCTGCTATAATAATATATTAGAGATTATAAAATCAAATTATTTTTTATGGTTCTATACATTGATTCGTATGCACTAAGTTAGTGGATAGGGCTGAGTGTATTGAAGACTGGAGGTACCCGTGGAAATCATCGATACAGCATTGATTGAACGTATTCGCAAGGCCTTAATTAAACGTTATGATCGAGATCAACAGATCCAACAAATGATAGAAGAAATCGGTGCCGAAGAGGGACTCAACGAGTCTGAATTGGCTATCGTTTACCAAGCTTATTTAGAGGTTAAGGAACGCGTTTATTACACATCCTCTCTCGTAGATTTATGGAATCAAATTGAAGAGGTTCAAAAACGAATGTCCATGTTGCATACCTATGATTCTCTTGAAGAGGATTTATTTGGCAATGTGTTAGGCGACGATCAAGATGATATCATCATTGCTGATAAATCATATCTTGGTAAGGGTGCTAGCCATAATAACGATGTGTACGCTATGGAACAGGTTCAATTATCCGATATTCCTGTGCAGCATGATTCTACAGTGGGCATGAACCATATTAAATTGAACGAATTGCATTCTATGGGCGGTCTTTTTACAGGATCTGGTGAAAGTTCCCAACATGAGATATCGGACCTTGATGAAGACATTGTAGAGCATATGGATGTAAATCCACTAGATGGCGTGGAAAGCTTAGAAGTCCATCACATGGATGAAGAAAATATGTCCTCTATTGATCCGTATACAGCGGTAAATGCTTTGTTATTTGGCAAAGCTGGTTTGGATTCAGATAAAGCCAATAAGAAGATGGAAAAGCTTCTTAAAAAGCAATTGAAACGCGTAGATGATGAATGGGCGCGTATCAATGGGACTGACGAAAAGTCTAAAAAATCCAAAGAAGATAAGAAATCTAAAGAAGGCAAAAAAGCTAAGGATAACAAGAAGTCTAAAGAGGATAAAAAGGACAAAAAACATAAAAAGTCTAAGGAAGATAAACATTCCAAATCCGAAGATAAGTTAAAGAAAAAGAAAGACAAGGCTGAAAAGAAGCTTAAGGTCTTAAATGACAAGTTAAAAACAGTATTTTTGGCGGATACTTTCAGTAAAAAAGATAAGAATAAAGACAAGAAAAAGGATAAAAAATCCAAAAAGGATAGATCCGAAAAAAAGCAAAAACGATAGTTTCCGTACGGAATAGTAAGGCCTCTGAACAGAGGTCCAAGGAGAGTACTAGTGCTAAAAAATCGGCAAGTGCTGGAACTATCGACCGCGGATGCGGTAAATGCAAGCGATGTAAGGGACCTAAATGTAAGAAATATCCAACATAATTACAGTTAGGTAGTATAGAGTAGTTACGTTATATGAAAAACAGTTAGGGGTTAATGATGAACCGATGGCAACGATTATTTGAAGGCATACGAACAGAGATTAAGGTGTTTATCTTTTTCTCTGCTTTGTTGACTGCATTTAGAATCGTGTTTCTTGCAGTATTTCAATCACAGCTAGCATCTGTGACGATGGAGAATATCCTTACGTCCTTATGGCTAGGCTTTAGATTGAGTCTCAAGACAGTCGGTTCTTTATGTTTACTAGGCTTTTTAGGTGGCACATTGGTACATACCTTTGTACCTAAATGGCCGTCCTTACGCATTAAACAGGTTGTGTATTCCATAGCGACTGTACTGTTAACCTTCCTATTCTTAGGCCGCATTCCGTTCTACAAAATATTCAATTCCTCTTATAATGCGATGCTCATCAATGGTAAAAACGATGATATCAGCGCCATTGTAAATACGGCGATTAATGAATATAATGCGTTGATGTATATCGTTGGAGCCGTAGTATTGAGTGCAGCCCTATGTTATTTCCTCGTTAAATTCTTGGCGTGGGGTACAAAGAAATATAGTGATTACGTTGATACTCAATTAGTTTGTCCTACTTGGTATCCTAAGACTAAGAGAACGCAATGGATCACAGGTATTGGATTGACTGTAGCTATCGGTGTATTAGGTCTGTTCTTTAGATTTGGTGGTGCTTTTAACTATACAAATTCTATCAACTGGGAAAGTGCGGCACGCCTCAGTTCTAATTTGTTAAACGAGACTATCCTCGACGATGTGCAGGCTCTTTATCGTGTTAAAAGTATTGCAAAACGCGCGGATGAGTTAGAGGTTATCAACTTAACCCCTCAAGAATTGAGTGAGAAAATCAGTGCCATTGGTGGTACATATAATGGTAAGTATTTTGATGGTTCTTTCACAAGAACTATTACGACAGAGCGTTTAGCGGAGCAACCACAGTCCATCAATATCGTTCTCGGTGAATCCTATGGTTTGTGGCCATTCCTCGCTGAATACAACGAACCTGGTGCGTACCTTGTTGAACAAGGTCGTAAATACGCTGCCAGCCCTCAAGCGATGAGCACGCAGCTAGCCCTTGCTCAAGGTACAGGCACCATGCCTGCTATCAATGGTTTACTCACAGGTATGCCTGACACAGGTCTATATCCTAACTATGAAGGTGAAAGTTTTAAACAACCGTATGGTTTAGGCATTGGCTCTGTTATGAAAAAGCTAGGCTATAAAACTGTATTCTGGTACGGCGGATTTAGTACATGGCAAAACGTGAAGAACTTCACCTTGTCTCAAGGCTTTGACGAATTCCACGATGCGTCTGAAATGCCTAGCGAAGAAGGCAATGCGTGGGGCGTAGGCGATAAAGATTTATTTAAAGCGATTTCTGCGTATATGGATCAACATAGAGGGGAAAAAATCCTCAATGTCATCATGACCACCTCTAATCATCCGCCGTATAGCATCAATGTAGCCAAGGAAGGGTATGATGTGAATAAGGTAAAAGGTCATTTGCCTGATACAATTGCAGAAACTGACAAGCAATTGAACGAGATGGGACATATTTGGTATGCAGACCACGTGATGGGCGAGTTTATTGCTAAAGAAGAAAAAGCAGATCCATCAGCGCTCTTCGTTATCACTGGGGACCATAGCGAACGATTTACCTTTGCTCGTGAAGTAGGGCCTAATGTGGCATCTACGATTCCCATTATCTTCTACGGTCGCGGTATTCATAAAGACTGGCTTGCTCCTAATGCGTTTGGCATGAGCATTCAAATTATTCCAACCTTGGCAGAACTAGCGGGGCGACCTGGTCAAACCTATGAAGCCATGGTGCCAAGCTTGTTTACACAAGAGGAATTTGTATTTAACCATAGATTATATCTAGATAAAAATGGCAAAGTATTAGAACAAAGTGCGAATATGCCTCAATCCTATGGGGATATGATTAAAAACATGCGCGAACTCGCAGCATGGCGTATTAAACATGGGGATAGTATTCAATAATTTTTGTATACGATACATATGGCAGATATCATATTTGTATCTACCATATGTATCTACATAGTGAATTAAAGGGATTTGTAAGTTAAAGGATGATCTATGAGCACTGTGACGGCTATTATCTTAGCTCGCAACGAAGAAAAACATATTGTAGATTGTATTAAAAGTATTCAATTTGCTGATGAAATATTAGTTATTGATGATGGAAGTACAGATCAAACGGTACCTCTTGCTACTAACTTGGGGGCTAAAGTTATACCACATCCTCTGAATGGAGATTGGTCACAACAACGGAGATTTGCTATATCTCAAGCACATTGTGAATGGATTCTATTTATAGATTCGGATGAGCGTGTATCTCCTCAATTAGCAAAATCAATCCAAGAATCTATTAAAGGAGAGCCAAAGGCCTATTGGCTACGAAGATATAATTTATTCCATCACAATCCAGCTACGCATGGCGTAGTAAGACCTGATAAGGTTTTGAGATTAATGCCTCGTGAAGGGGCTACCGTGGAGGGGGCAGTCCATGAGACTTTTATTAGTCCTTATCCACAAGCTACATTAGAAGGTAAATTGTATCATTATACTTATGATAACTGGCATCAGTTCTTTGAAAAGTTCAATAAATACACTACAGCAGCGGCCAACAAGTACAAGAAACAAGGGAAATCTTGTAGTTTTTTAGGGGATATTATATTGCGTCCAACATGGGCATTTTTTAAGATATATATTTTGCAAGGTGGCATATTAGATGGAAAAATAGGTTTTCTATTATCTATCTACCATATGATGTACACCATGACGAAATATGTAAAATTATATTATTTAAACAAATCTAATGGGCAATTATAATGAGTAATTTAGTATAGTAGATTACTATGGGGAATTATTGTTCTTGACGTAGATATGGAAGTATGAATGAGTGAACAATTTTTTCTATCCCTACAACAAAATATAAAACTAATGCTTTGGGCTCCTATATTGAGCACCATCTTTCGAATCATATTCATGATCGTTTATAATCCTTACCCCACATGGAAGGGACGCTGGAAATCTGTAGTAGGTTCATTGCGTTATGGCTTCTGGTGGGGTATGGACTTTGATGCTTATGTATTCTTACTACCCTTAGTATTGGTGACGCTCCCTGCATTATTATTTGATGAGTATCATCAAATAGAAGATACTATACGATTGGTAGGATTAACCATTTATTCCTGTGTATTATATGCAGCTTTTGCAGGAAAAATGATTTTTTATAAGCATTTCCATGATACTTATAACTATATGGTTCATTATGGAAATCATGCAGAGAAACGTAATTTGATTGATGTATTCTTTAATCAAGATCGAGGAATTCTCGTCATTTTAGGATTGATTCCTATTACGTTTATATCCTGGTACATGGGAGATTTCTTCTTATCCTTGCCATCTATACCTTATCCAACTATTGAAGGAACTTGGCCTACTGTAGCTTGGAATATAGGTCTTGTGGCTGCCTCCGTTTTGGGGTTTTATTGGTTTCGATATGGTGGAACCTTATCTCATGATGATAAACCAGAATGGGATACGATTCCTACAGTGGTAAAAGAGGATATATTCTTTGCTCGTGCTACAGTGCCAGATCTATGTGCCTTAGAAACGGTGCTAAAACATCCCCTTCGTGATGAATATACCGCATCTGCTGAGGATATTGATGACGCGATTCACCGTATTGTTCCTAAGGAATATAAAGATTCTTGGCAGGATTTGAATACACCACTTCATGCATTCAAGCGCGTTGCATCAGGTCCTCGTATTGATAAACCACAACATATATTCTTTATTGTTGGTGAAAGTATCCCACAATGGTCTCTTGATAAACCTTATAAGGAACTTAATATATGTCCTGGTTTATGGGATTTTAAAGATAATCCATATACGGCGCAAGTACCTAATTTCTTGCCTGCTGGTAATGTATCTCGTCCATCCATTGTGAGTCTGTTATCTGGTGTCTATGATGCGGGTATGGAAATCAATGAACGGGAAGCCTTCTGGCATGAATCATTACCGACTTCTTTGGCATCTCAAATGAAGCGTTTAGGTTATGATACGATTTATTGGTATGGTGGCAATGCATCGTATGGTAACTTTAATCACTTTGGTAAGGCTCAAGGATTTGACCGCGTAGAAAGTGCTTCCATTTTTTGTGGTCCCCATGCACCTAAGACTTGGGTAGGCGTTTATGACCATGTATTTTTAGAACATATTGAAGAGAAAATCAAATCTTTAGAACATCCTACATTCCATTTTATTTATACTACATCCAATCATGGTCCTTATAAAATGGAGGATTCCTTATTAGATTATGATCCTGAACAGGTGATGCCAAACCTTGGAGATGATTTAAAATCCAACAAG comes from the Veillonella dispar genome and includes:
- a CDS encoding glycosyltransferase family 2 protein, which translates into the protein MSTVTAIILARNEEKHIVDCIKSIQFADEILVIDDGSTDQTVPLATNLGAKVIPHPLNGDWSQQRRFAISQAHCEWILFIDSDERVSPQLAKSIQESIKGEPKAYWLRRYNLFHHNPATHGVVRPDKVLRLMPREGATVEGAVHETFISPYPQATLEGKLYHYTYDNWHQFFEKFNKYTTAAANKYKKQGKSCSFLGDIILRPTWAFFKIYILQGGILDGKIGFLLSIYHMMYTMTKYVKLYYLNKSNGQL
- a CDS encoding class I SAM-dependent methyltransferase produces the protein MTSEQEWEQVLQIKTAGRDDSRSDTEHHPYEPTDYCVLERLANSGHIRKKNTLIDYGSGKGRVSIFMAYQTGCHSIGIEYDERLYERALINGESPAARNRVSFVHGDAALYELPDQADRCFFFNPFALHTIKRVLGNIFDSLYHHPREIKLFFYYVNEEVENFLNNHVRLEQEEPIDCSDLFEERDIKERILVYSVNLF
- a CDS encoding LTA synthase family protein, producing the protein MSEQFFLSLQQNIKLMLWAPILSTIFRIIFMIVYNPYPTWKGRWKSVVGSLRYGFWWGMDFDAYVFLLPLVLVTLPALLFDEYHQIEDTIRLVGLTIYSCVLYAAFAGKMIFYKHFHDTYNYMVHYGNHAEKRNLIDVFFNQDRGILVILGLIPITFISWYMGDFFLSLPSIPYPTIEGTWPTVAWNIGLVAASVLGFYWFRYGGTLSHDDKPEWDTIPTVVKEDIFFARATVPDLCALETVLKHPLRDEYTASAEDIDDAIHRIVPKEYKDSWQDLNTPLHAFKRVASGPRIDKPQHIFFIVGESIPQWSLDKPYKELNICPGLWDFKDNPYTAQVPNFLPAGNVSRPSIVSLLSGVYDAGMEINEREAFWHESLPTSLASQMKRLGYDTIYWYGGNASYGNFNHFGKAQGFDRVESASIFCGPHAPKTWVGVYDHVFLEHIEEKIKSLEHPTFHFIYTTSNHGPYKMEDSLLDYDPEQVMPNLGDDLKSNKKRNKELATYRYSDKAIFNFVNAMKEAFPDSLFVVTGDHSNLFGSLNNTSLIQRDYTLRDTFCTVGLLQHPAFTKDMITAPIGTHMSLMPTIIEAIAPKGFEYYSIVPSLFDKQPDTLVTPYQWITPHMMGDVRMDYGESNTPSYKPVEPIRPIDNHGDDARDWTLLTMWLINHEDSMNKS
- a CDS encoding LTA synthase family protein; this translates as MMNRWQRLFEGIRTEIKVFIFFSALLTAFRIVFLAVFQSQLASVTMENILTSLWLGFRLSLKTVGSLCLLGFLGGTLVHTFVPKWPSLRIKQVVYSIATVLLTFLFLGRIPFYKIFNSSYNAMLINGKNDDISAIVNTAINEYNALMYIVGAVVLSAALCYFLVKFLAWGTKKYSDYVDTQLVCPTWYPKTKRTQWITGIGLTVAIGVLGLFFRFGGAFNYTNSINWESAARLSSNLLNETILDDVQALYRVKSIAKRADELEVINLTPQELSEKISAIGGTYNGKYFDGSFTRTITTERLAEQPQSINIVLGESYGLWPFLAEYNEPGAYLVEQGRKYAASPQAMSTQLALAQGTGTMPAINGLLTGMPDTGLYPNYEGESFKQPYGLGIGSVMKKLGYKTVFWYGGFSTWQNVKNFTLSQGFDEFHDASEMPSEEGNAWGVGDKDLFKAISAYMDQHRGEKILNVIMTTSNHPPYSINVAKEGYDVNKVKGHLPDTIAETDKQLNEMGHIWYADHVMGEFIAKEEKADPSALFVITGDHSERFTFAREVGPNVASTIPIIFYGRGIHKDWLAPNAFGMSIQIIPTLAELAGRPGQTYEAMVPSLFTQEEFVFNHRLYLDKNGKVLEQSANMPQSYGDMIKNMRELAAWRIKHGDSIQ